The DNA window GAAGTTGATACTAAATGCACGATTGATTGGCCCAATCTTGCTGCAAATAATATGTAGGCAAGTCCGTTGGTTATTGCGGTAGAGTCAGTTGCAATGGCTAATAAAAGGACGCCACCAATAAAACTAAAACATTCAACGCAATTTGCTTGTGCACGCGTTATTCGAGCGCCCAAATCCGGTACGTCTGAACCGTCAGACTTAAACTTCAGCCCTTCAAATTTGCCGCTTTGCGTTAAATAAGTGCGGTACGACGCTAGTGCTAGTAGCAACACTAAAATCCAACTTATATAGCCTAATAAACCAATAATTGATGCGTTCACTGTTATTCCTTTTTCATTAAATTTATTAATTTTGACTTACTATATGTATGTACAAAAAAAGTAGCCCAATGCGAAAGTAGCGTTTTCTTGCATAATTCACAATATTAATAACAGAGGCTATTAACAAAACCGCTGAGGTCGAGGCTAATCCTTCATTACATATGATATTCGCGGACCAGTTTAATGTTACAAGTTATTTCAATTTCACGTTTGTTGTTGATTCTTTTTACTTTGGCTATAAGGTTATCAATGTTAAAAAAACCGAAATATAGGAAAGAATAGATGATGCATATTAAAAAGGCCTTACTAGCCGTCAGTATAGCAATTGCCGTTGGCGCTTGTACTCCTGCTCAACAAACAACAGAAACAGCGCCAGCAGTAGCTGCTGAGCAAAAAGTAGCCTTGAAATCCGGTATTCTTACCCAAAACATGGACTTGAGCGTTCAGCCGGGTGACAACTTCTTCAACTATGTGAATGGCACTTGGTTAAAAACAATTGAGATTCCAGCAGACAAAGCTTCTTACGGTAGCTTTGCAATTCTAGCTGACGAAGCCCAAGATGATGTCAAAGCGATTATCGATACCGCGTCACAAGGTGACTACCCTGCAGGTTCTGATGAACAAAAAGTGGGCGATATGTACAGCTCATATATGGACATAGACAACCGCAATGAAGTAGGTGTTAAACCACTCAAAGCAGAGTTTGATAAAATTGCGAGCATCTCCAACTATGACCAGCTCGTTGAGTACTTTGCGTATTCAATTAAATATGGCTACGGCACACCTGTTAGTTTCTTCCAATATGCGGATTTTAAATCACCCAATGAATATGCACTTTATGCATGGCAAGCAGGTATCGGTTTACCTGACCGAGAGTATTATTTTAAAGATGATGAAGACGGTAAGAAAATTCTAGCCGCTTATCAGGCTCATATTGAAAAAATGTTTACGCTTGCTGGTTTAGACAACGGTGCTAAAACTGCAGAAATGTTGTTAGCCCTTGAAACTAAAATAGCTAACGAACACATGAAGAAAGAGCAAGCAAGAAACTGGGCAGAAAACTACAGTAAGTTGAGCATGGATGAATTAAAAGCGCTCATGCCTAACTTCAACTGGGATACGTTTGTAAAAGCGACTGGCTTCGATATGCCTGAAAGCATGATCATCATGCAGAACGACTTTCTAGCAGGCATCGACAAAGTGATTGCCGAAACGTCATTAGACGACTGGAAGTCATTCTTACAATGGGGCGTAATTAACTCTTCCGCTGGCTCATTGGACATGGCAATGGACAAAGCCAATTTTGACTTTTACAGCACGGTTCTTTACGGCGTAGAAGAGCAGCGTCCAATGTGGCGTCGTGCAACCGGTTTGCTGAACGGCACATTAGGTGAAGTTATTGGTAAAGTTTATGTTAAGCAGCACTTCCCGCCTGAAGCCAAACAACGCATGCAGGTAATGGTCGACAACCTTATTTCAGCTTACGAAGTCAGCATTAAAGAACTCGATTGGATGACAGAAGAAACACGCATTCAAGCTCTAGATAAATTGTCTAAATTCACCGTCAAGATTGGTTACCCAGACAAATGGAAAGACTATTCTGCTCTGCAAGTATCTGACAAAGATCTTTTTGGCAACATGCGTAATGCCTCAGAAGTAGCTTATGCTGAAGAGTTAGCGAAACAAGGCAAGCCTGTCGATAAAACTGAATGGGGTATGACACCACAAACGGTCAACGCCTATTACAATCCCTCTGCAAATGAAATTGTATTCCCTGCTGCAATATTACAGCCTCCGTTTTTTGATTTAGAAGCAGAAGACGCAGTGAATTACGGTGGTATCGGTGCGGTTATTGGTCATGAAATTGGCCACGGTTTTGATGACTCAGGCAGCACATTTGACGGTGACGGCGTATTGCGTAATTGGTGGACTGATGCTGATCGTGAAGAGTTTAAGAGTAGAACTGGCAAACTTGTCACGCAATACAATGCATTTGAGCCGCTGGAAGGTGTTTTCGTTAATGGTGAATTTACATTAGGCGAGAACATCGGTGATCTTGGCGGCATTAGTATTGCGCTTAAAGCCTACCAAATGTCCTTGAATGGTGAACCATCACCTGTCTTAGATGGCTTTACGGGTGAGCAGCGAGTGTTCCTTGGTTTCGGTCAAGTGTGGGCTGGAAAGTACCGCGATGAGGCATTGAAAAGCCAAATCAATACTGACCCGCACTCACCTGCTCAATACAGAGCTAATGGTTCGGTTCGCAACGTGCCAGAGTTCTATAGCGCATTTGACGTAAAACCAACTGATGCATTGTATCTTCCTGAAGAAGATCGCGTAAAAATTTGGTAGCTTTTTGTTGCTAGTGTCAGCTGTCTGATAGCAAATAGACTGCAGTCCTAGTGCAAAGGAGATAACAAGGGGATCTATTTTTAGGTCCCTTTTTTTTTCATAATTTTTTTGAGAGCTTTTTTTATAAAGGGCATTTTGTTTAGTGATACTTCATTAAGAACTTTATCGCTTACTTAGTCTTTTCTCTGCTTGCTCACGTAAACAACATACGAAATTAATCAGAACGCAATAAAATAAAGCTCTAGAGGAACATTGGCTTTTCGCCATCCTATTAGATTTACTGAGGACGATTTTGACCGAAGCATCAGAAAAAAAAGAAGATAAAAATAGCTTAGTAGAAGGCCCTGTTTTACCTATTATTTCAAGACTAGCGATGCCCATGATTTTTGGCATCGTTGCTGTGTTTTCAATATCTCTCGTTGATACCTATTTTGTCGGTAAATTAGGCACAGCACAATTAGCGGCTCTTTCCTTTACTTTCCCAGTCACTATGGCAATTGCGAGTTTATCAAGTGGACTTGGTGCCGGCGCTTCTTCGGTAGTTTCAAGAGCAATAGGCGCGGATAACAGGTCGCACGCCAAACGTTTATCGACAGACAGTTTGCTGCTCGCCAGCTTACTCGTCGTTCTCATTTCAGCTATTGGATACTTTACGATTACACCACTATTTAAGCTACTTGGCGCTTCTGGTGACGTCTTAAAATACATTATTCAGTATATGGAAATTTGGTATATTTCAATGCCATTTCTCGTCATTCCTATTGTGGCTAACGCAATTATTAGATCCGTTGGCAATGCACTTTGGCCAAGCATTATCATGTTTTTTGCTGCAGCAGTGAATATTGCTCTCACTCCCGTCTTGATATTTGGCTTCGGTCCAATACCAGCAATGAATATTGAAGGTGCCGCAATCAGCACGATGATAGCGCGCATAGTTACCTTCATCCTCGCACTGTATGTTGCTATTTATCGCGAAGAAATTATCCAAGTATCTAAACCCGAATACCAAGTGTTTATCGATTCTTGTAAGTCTGTGCTGAAAATCGCTCTACCAGCTGGCGCAGGAAGCGTTATTAATCCAATTGGGATCGGAATTGTTACTGCCATTATCGCAGGATATGGCGACGATACAGTAGCCGCGTTTGGTGTCGCTACAAGGATAGAGTCATTTGCGTGCATTCCTATGTTAGCCCTGTCTGCTTCGATAGGTCCAATCGCAGGCCAAAACTGGGGAGCAGGAAACAAGCATCGAGTAATACAGACACTTAAATACTGCTATCTTATTTGTGTGCTTTGGTCGTTAGTAATTATTGCTTTGTTTTATGGTTTTGCAGATCAGTTTTCCTCACTTTTAGCTTCAAGTGAAAGTGTCGCAGCCAAATCCACGGATTATTTATATATCGTTGCGGTAAGTTTGGTTGGTTACGGTTGGATAATAGTATCTTCTGCAGCGTTTAACTCTTTAGGCAAGTCGGTCACCGGATTTAATTATTACGCGGTACGAACATTTGCTTTGTATGTGCCTTTGAGTTTAGCTGCTTCTATCTGGTTCGATGAAAAGTGGGTTTATATTGCTATCGCCATAGCAAATTTAGTATCCGGTTTCTTGGTAGCCGGTTACACACTACTTTGGCTTAAAAAAGCTAAACAAGAAGACTGTCACCCTGATTGGACGCTCAATTTGTTAAGCTCATAAATTATTAAAATCGTTTTTATAAACTTCAAGACTAGCGGCAATTTATAAAAAAACATCAGATAAATAGTGGGTTAAGCTCGTCAAGGCAATCATGAGTAACAAATAATGCACCGTAAAAAGCATAAAGCTTACTGGGTTGAGCAGAATCGAGTGCGCTGGTTTTTGTTTTTGTTCTTGTTCTTGCTCATTTGCATAACTCTTTATTAGTTGCCTCACATAAATGGGTAAACCGCTAATCTCTTGAGGCTCTGGTAGGCACTGCAAATTGTGTAAATTATTCTTTTTTTTGCTTAATATTTGGCGCGCCACTTCGTGATTAGCGTTGCTTAAATCTTTAAGAAAGATTTTCCTGACGCTGTTGGGCCAAATTATCGTAAAAATTTTACCAATCATGCTGCGCAAATTGTCGTAGCGCTTGCAGCGAATCAATTCATACATCAGAATTAATTGTAAGGCCTCTGCTCCAAGTTGTGACTTCGTTTTGCTGGACATAATAATCCGAGGGCTAATTAAGCCTGCATTCATTAGCAAAGGATATTCTGAATTTATAGTGTGAAGATAGTCGTTATGAACACTTTGTTCGTTACATAGTAATTCGATTAAACACTGTATTTGATTTTCTAAGCGCCGCTGCTGCCTGAAAAAAACAAATAGAGAAAACCCCACCAGTGTTGAAACAAGCGCTGCTAGCGCGAAAATATAATTAGACGACTGAAAGTAATCTGGAACATGAGGTCCACAAACGCTCACATGGCAATGTTCATAAAGGCTAGGGAAAGCAAAGAAGCTCGGTAAAATAAATGCAAAGACACTGACAAGACCAATAATAGGCGCCCCAAGTGCTAACGATAAGAGGAGCAAAGCCCTTCTCTTAGCCGCAGCTTTTAATATTGTTTCTCGCATCCAACGGTAAATGAAAGCGTATAGTCTTGATACCAAAACATAAAAAACAAGCGTCAATAAAATCAACATTAAGGTCACTGATAATGTAGCAAATACGTGTGCCATTA is part of the Glaciecola nitratireducens FR1064 genome and encodes:
- a CDS encoding MAPEG family protein, translated to MNASIIGLLGYISWILVLLLALASYRTYLTQSGKFEGLKFKSDGSDVPDLGARITRAQANCVECFSFIGGVLLLAIATDSTAITNGLAYILFAARLGQSIVHLVSTSNLAIQARFVLFLVQFGIVIYWVVKLFEKFL
- a CDS encoding M13-type metalloendopeptidase, with product MKKALLAVSIAIAVGACTPAQQTTETAPAVAAEQKVALKSGILTQNMDLSVQPGDNFFNYVNGTWLKTIEIPADKASYGSFAILADEAQDDVKAIIDTASQGDYPAGSDEQKVGDMYSSYMDIDNRNEVGVKPLKAEFDKIASISNYDQLVEYFAYSIKYGYGTPVSFFQYADFKSPNEYALYAWQAGIGLPDREYYFKDDEDGKKILAAYQAHIEKMFTLAGLDNGAKTAEMLLALETKIANEHMKKEQARNWAENYSKLSMDELKALMPNFNWDTFVKATGFDMPESMIIMQNDFLAGIDKVIAETSLDDWKSFLQWGVINSSAGSLDMAMDKANFDFYSTVLYGVEEQRPMWRRATGLLNGTLGEVIGKVYVKQHFPPEAKQRMQVMVDNLISAYEVSIKELDWMTEETRIQALDKLSKFTVKIGYPDKWKDYSALQVSDKDLFGNMRNASEVAYAEELAKQGKPVDKTEWGMTPQTVNAYYNPSANEIVFPAAILQPPFFDLEAEDAVNYGGIGAVIGHEIGHGFDDSGSTFDGDGVLRNWWTDADREEFKSRTGKLVTQYNAFEPLEGVFVNGEFTLGENIGDLGGISIALKAYQMSLNGEPSPVLDGFTGEQRVFLGFGQVWAGKYRDEALKSQINTDPHSPAQYRANGSVRNVPEFYSAFDVKPTDALYLPEEDRVKIW
- a CDS encoding MATE family efflux transporter is translated as MTEASEKKEDKNSLVEGPVLPIISRLAMPMIFGIVAVFSISLVDTYFVGKLGTAQLAALSFTFPVTMAIASLSSGLGAGASSVVSRAIGADNRSHAKRLSTDSLLLASLLVVLISAIGYFTITPLFKLLGASGDVLKYIIQYMEIWYISMPFLVIPIVANAIIRSVGNALWPSIIMFFAAAVNIALTPVLIFGFGPIPAMNIEGAAISTMIARIVTFILALYVAIYREEIIQVSKPEYQVFIDSCKSVLKIALPAGAGSVINPIGIGIVTAIIAGYGDDTVAAFGVATRIESFACIPMLALSASIGPIAGQNWGAGNKHRVIQTLKYCYLICVLWSLVIIALFYGFADQFSSLLASSESVAAKSTDYLYIVAVSLVGYGWIIVSSAAFNSLGKSVTGFNYYAVRTFALYVPLSLAASIWFDEKWVYIAIAIANLVSGFLVAGYTLLWLKKAKQEDCHPDWTLNLLSS